One Streptomyces fagopyri DNA window includes the following coding sequences:
- a CDS encoding TetR/AcrR family transcriptional regulator: protein MKPVPPATPLRRAPVQRRSAERLTRILDACAGLLDEVGYDALSTRAVAERAGVPIGSVYRFFGNKRAMADALAQRNLEHYTERVAERLGESDGTGGWRAAMDAVLDEYLAMKRTAPGFSLVDFGNQIPVGSGHAEPNTRVADRLTELLSGYLDRTPDEDLRRTFLVAVEAADTLVHLAFRITPEGDERVIAETRQLLRAYLGRVLD from the coding sequence ATGAAGCCTGTGCCCCCAGCGACCCCGCTCCGGCGTGCGCCCGTCCAGCGGCGCAGCGCCGAGAGACTGACGAGGATCCTCGACGCCTGCGCCGGACTCCTCGACGAGGTCGGCTACGACGCCTTGAGCACCCGGGCCGTGGCCGAGCGCGCGGGTGTCCCGATCGGTTCCGTCTACCGCTTCTTCGGCAACAAGCGCGCCATGGCCGACGCACTGGCCCAGCGCAACCTGGAGCACTACACCGAACGCGTCGCCGAGCGCCTCGGGGAGTCGGACGGCACGGGAGGCTGGCGGGCGGCCATGGACGCCGTGCTCGACGAGTACCTCGCCATGAAGCGCACCGCGCCCGGCTTCTCCCTGGTCGACTTCGGCAACCAGATACCGGTCGGCTCCGGCCACGCCGAGCCCAACACCCGCGTCGCCGACCGGCTCACCGAACTGCTCTCCGGCTATCTCGACCGCACCCCGGACGAGGACCTGCGGCGCACCTTCCTCGTCGCCGTGGAGGCCGCCGACACCCTGGTCCACCTCGCCTTCCGCATCACCCCGGAAGGAGACGAGCGGGTCATCGCCGAGACCCGGCAGCTGCTCCGCGCCTATCTGGGCCGGGTCCTCGACTGA
- a CDS encoding molybdopterin oxidoreductase family protein gives MRVCPLCEATCGLTLTIEGTRVTGARGDRDDVFSKGFLCPKGASFGAADGDPDRLRAPLVREDGVLREATWDEAFDAVAAGLRAVVDRYGPNAVGVVLGNPNVHTMAGALYPTVLLTALGTRSVFTASTVDQMPKHVSSGLLYGDANAIPVPDLDHTDHLLLIGANPLESNGSLCTAPDFPGKLKALRARGGTLTVIDPRRTRTAKLADRHVAVRPGTDALLLAAMTHVLFEEKLVDPGELTPHLQGIEELADAVGDFTPEAASEACDVPADTIRALARELAAAPTAAVYGRIGSCTVPHGTLASWLVDVLNILTGNLDRPGGALFPLAATDRTPRPAGPGRGFALGRWHSRVSRHPEAKGELPLSALAEEIDTATPEGAPVRAVIAVAANPVLSAPDGDRLDKALDSLDFMVSVDPYLNETSRHAHVVLPPPPPSQSAHHDFAFNTLAVRNQVRYNRPAVPLEPGRMAETEILARLVLAATGMHGADPATVDAMVVDSTLGKAVEDAHGPVHRRDPRELAAALTGGTGPERRLDMMLRLGPYGDGFGARPEGISLDRLLARPHGIDLGPLRPRLPQPLKTRSGRIELLPAPIADDLPRLRDALRERPAGFVLVGRRHLRSNNSWMHNVPALTGGSNRCTLHVHPEDAARLGLADGTAVRVRGAGGEVTAPAEVTDAVRRGVVSLPHGWGHDRPGTRMSHAALDPGVNVNQLLDGSLLDPLSGTAVLNGVPVELAPAEAGL, from the coding sequence CTGCGCGTCTGTCCCCTCTGTGAGGCCACCTGCGGGCTGACCCTCACCATCGAGGGCACTCGGGTGACCGGCGCCCGCGGCGACCGCGACGATGTGTTCAGCAAGGGGTTCCTCTGTCCCAAGGGCGCCTCCTTCGGCGCCGCCGACGGCGACCCCGACCGGCTGCGCGCCCCCCTCGTGCGTGAGGACGGCGTACTGCGCGAGGCGACGTGGGACGAGGCCTTCGACGCCGTCGCGGCGGGACTGCGCGCGGTGGTGGACCGGTACGGCCCGAACGCCGTCGGTGTCGTCCTGGGCAATCCCAACGTCCACACCATGGCCGGCGCCCTCTACCCGACCGTCCTGCTCACCGCCCTCGGCACCCGCAGCGTCTTCACCGCCTCCACCGTCGACCAGATGCCCAAGCACGTGTCGAGCGGCCTGCTCTACGGCGACGCCAACGCCATCCCGGTGCCGGACCTCGACCACACCGACCACCTCCTGCTGATCGGCGCCAACCCCCTGGAGTCCAACGGGAGTCTGTGCACCGCACCCGACTTCCCCGGCAAGCTCAAGGCGCTGCGGGCCCGCGGCGGCACGCTCACGGTCATCGACCCGCGCCGGACCCGCACGGCCAAACTCGCTGACCGTCACGTGGCCGTCCGGCCCGGCACCGATGCCCTGCTCCTCGCGGCGATGACCCACGTCCTGTTCGAGGAGAAGCTCGTGGACCCGGGCGAACTCACGCCGCACCTCCAGGGCATCGAGGAACTCGCGGACGCCGTGGGGGACTTCACCCCCGAGGCCGCGAGCGAGGCCTGCGACGTACCCGCCGACACCATCCGGGCGCTCGCCCGTGAGCTGGCCGCGGCGCCCACCGCGGCCGTCTACGGACGCATCGGCAGCTGCACGGTTCCGCACGGCACCCTCGCCAGCTGGCTCGTCGACGTCCTCAACATCCTCACCGGCAACCTGGACCGGCCCGGCGGCGCCCTCTTCCCGCTCGCCGCCACCGACCGGACGCCCCGGCCCGCGGGTCCCGGCCGCGGCTTCGCCCTCGGCCGCTGGCACAGCAGGGTGAGCCGGCACCCCGAGGCCAAGGGCGAACTGCCGCTGTCCGCCCTCGCCGAGGAGATCGACACCGCCACACCCGAAGGAGCGCCGGTCCGCGCCGTCATCGCCGTCGCCGCCAACCCCGTCCTGTCCGCTCCCGACGGCGACCGCCTCGACAAGGCCCTCGACTCGCTCGACTTCATGGTCAGCGTCGATCCGTACCTCAACGAGACCTCCCGCCACGCGCATGTCGTCCTGCCGCCGCCCCCGCCCTCGCAGAGCGCCCACCACGACTTCGCCTTCAACACCCTCGCCGTGCGCAACCAGGTCCGCTACAACCGGCCCGCCGTCCCCCTCGAACCCGGCCGGATGGCGGAGACCGAGATCCTCGCCCGGCTGGTGCTGGCCGCGACCGGCATGCACGGGGCCGATCCGGCCACCGTCGACGCCATGGTCGTCGACTCCACCCTCGGCAAGGCGGTCGAGGACGCGCACGGACCGGTGCACCGGCGCGACCCCCGCGAACTCGCCGCGGCGCTCACCGGCGGGACCGGACCCGAGCGGCGCCTCGACATGATGCTGCGCCTGGGCCCGTACGGCGACGGCTTCGGCGCCCGTCCGGAGGGCATCAGCCTGGACCGGCTGCTCGCGCGGCCGCACGGCATCGACCTCGGGCCGCTGCGCCCCCGCCTGCCGCAGCCGCTGAAGACCCGCAGCGGCAGGATCGAACTGCTGCCGGCCCCCATAGCCGACGATCTGCCGCGGCTGCGGGACGCCCTGCGTGAACGCCCGGCCGGGTTCGTGCTCGTCGGCCGCCGGCATCTGCGCTCCAACAACAGCTGGATGCACAACGTGCCGGCGCTCACCGGCGGCTCCAACCGCTGCACCCTGCACGTCCACCCCGAGGACGCCGCACGCCTCGGCCTCGCCGACGGTACGGCCGTACGCGTCAGGGGTGCCGGGGGAGAGGTGACCGCCCCCGCGGAGGTCACCGACGCCGTCCGGCGCGGAGTGGTGAGCCTGCCGCACGGCTGGGGGCACGACCGTCCCGGCACCCGGATGAGCCACGCCGCCCTCGACCCCGGCGTCAACGTCAACCAGCTCCTCGACGGCTCGCTCCTCGACCCGCTGTCGGGCACGGCGGTGCTCAACGGTGTCCCCGTCGAACTCGCGCCCGCCGAGGCGGGGTTGTGA
- a CDS encoding ABC transporter ATP-binding protein: protein MTRAISLHQVSKSYARGVRVVERLSLDIRPGEFLVLLGPSGCGKSTVLRMIAGLEDPSEGQVRLDGEFANDLPPAERDMAMVFQNFALYPSMTGRDNIGFPLRIEAPGEDPRPRVDATARMLGIEDLLDRFPNQLSGGERQRVAMGRAIARHPSAFLMDEPLSNLDAKLRNHLRAEIAGLTRKLGVTTVYVTHDQAEALSLGDRVAVLRGGVLQQLGTPRTVYALPANVFVAAFIGTPRINLLRGLVRAPLDGAMTISLGRQYLRLPEPLCLDHQLLRVQQGREVIVGLRSEGVRIARPSEARPGEVPISGLVEHVEFQGHEVLVHFNTGSRPAYVPELEAPRPVRQVRRRRRAGTVLGRLRERAAGLRTGPVAVMDHPEGTEPVRADDVPPEGRQPGDLVVRTTPDFELRHGLQVPLLVDLAHLFVFDQHGERICPAPARLPDLDE, encoded by the coding sequence ATGACACGCGCCATCTCCCTGCACCAGGTCAGCAAGTCGTACGCACGCGGTGTCCGCGTGGTGGAGCGGCTCTCGCTCGACATCAGGCCCGGGGAGTTCCTCGTCCTGCTCGGACCCTCCGGCTGCGGCAAGTCGACCGTGCTGAGGATGATCGCCGGACTGGAGGACCCGAGTGAGGGCCAGGTGCGCCTCGACGGCGAGTTCGCCAACGATCTGCCGCCGGCCGAACGGGACATGGCGATGGTCTTCCAGAACTTCGCCCTCTACCCGAGCATGACCGGCCGCGACAACATCGGCTTCCCGCTGCGGATCGAGGCGCCCGGCGAGGACCCCCGGCCGCGCGTCGACGCCACCGCCCGGATGCTCGGCATCGAGGACCTCCTCGACCGCTTCCCCAACCAGTTGTCGGGAGGCGAACGCCAGCGCGTCGCGATGGGCCGCGCCATCGCCCGTCACCCCTCCGCCTTCCTGATGGACGAGCCGCTGTCCAACCTCGACGCCAAACTCCGCAACCACCTGCGCGCCGAGATCGCCGGCCTCACCAGAAAGCTCGGCGTCACCACGGTGTACGTCACCCACGACCAGGCCGAGGCGCTCTCGCTCGGCGACCGGGTCGCCGTCCTGCGCGGCGGCGTGCTCCAGCAACTGGGCACGCCCCGCACGGTCTACGCGCTGCCCGCCAACGTCTTCGTCGCCGCCTTCATCGGCACGCCCCGCATCAATCTGCTGCGCGGCCTCGTCCGGGCCCCGCTCGACGGCGCGATGACGATCAGCCTCGGCCGGCAGTACCTCCGGCTGCCCGAACCGCTCTGCCTCGACCACCAGTTGCTGCGGGTGCAGCAGGGCAGGGAGGTCATCGTCGGCCTGCGCTCCGAGGGGGTCCGCATCGCCAGACCGTCGGAGGCCAGGCCCGGTGAGGTGCCGATCAGCGGCCTGGTCGAACACGTGGAGTTCCAGGGGCACGAGGTGCTCGTCCACTTCAACACCGGCTCGCGGCCCGCCTACGTGCCGGAGCTGGAGGCACCGCGTCCGGTCCGTCAGGTCCGCCGCCGGCGCCGTGCGGGCACCGTCCTGGGCCGCCTCCGTGAGCGGGCCGCGGGGCTGCGGACGGGGCCCGTGGCCGTCATGGATCACCCGGAGGGCACGGAACCCGTCCGCGCCGACGACGTTCCGCCGGAGGGCCGCCAGCCCGGCGACCTCGTCGTCCGCACCACCCCCGACTTCGAACTCCGGCACGGCCTCCAGGTCCCCCTCCTCGTCGACCTCGCCCACCTGTTCGTCTTCGACCAGCACGGCGAACGCATCTGCCCCGCTCCGGCGCGGCTGCCGGACCTGGACGAGTGA
- a CDS encoding DUF3574 domain-containing protein yields MRARVGAATATALLAAGAPAAYALFDDAGPKTPASGRAYVETRLLFGTERPDGGPAVTDAQFMAFVDREVTPAFPEGLTVRDGRGQYRDARGVIERERSYELTLLYPPAQARTRDAGIERIRTAYERAFGQESVARLDTPTRADF; encoded by the coding sequence ATCCGCGCCCGGGTGGGCGCCGCCACCGCCACCGCCCTGCTCGCCGCCGGCGCCCCGGCCGCGTACGCCCTGTTCGACGACGCGGGCCCGAAGACCCCGGCCTCCGGCAGGGCCTACGTCGAGACCCGGCTGCTGTTCGGCACCGAGCGGCCCGACGGCGGACCGGCCGTGACCGACGCGCAGTTCATGGCCTTCGTCGACCGAGAGGTGACGCCCGCCTTCCCGGAGGGACTCACCGTGCGGGACGGCCGCGGACAGTACCGTGACGCGCGTGGCGTCATCGAGCGCGAGCGGTCGTACGAACTGACCCTGCTGTATCCGCCGGCGCAGGCCCGTACCAGGGACGCCGGGATCGAGCGGATCCGGACGGCGTACGAGAGGGCGTTCGGGCAGGAGTCCGTGGCGCGTCTCGACACGCCCACCCGGGCCGACTTCTGA
- a CDS encoding aldehyde dehydrogenase family protein produces MKAHDGMYIDGAWRPAAGTDTIEVVNPVDEQVVGRVPAGTAQDVDAAVRAARAALPAWAATPPAERAARLAALRDVLGARKDEIAETVTAELGSPLAFSQAVHAGVPVLVAGSYAELAATHAFEEKVGNSVVHQEPVGVVGAITPWNYPLHQIVAKVAPALAAGCTIVLKPAEDTPLTAQLFAEAVAEAGVPAGVFNLVTGLGPVAGQALAEHPDVDLVSFTGSTAVGRRIGAAAGAAVKRVALELGGKSANVILPSADLAKAVNVGVANVMSNSGQTCSAWTRMLVHDSRYEEAVELAAAAAVKYGDRIGPVVNAKQQARVRSYIEKGVAEGARLVAGGPEAPRAQGYFVSPTVFADVEPGMTIAQEEIFGPVLSILRYQDEEDAVRIANGTVYGLAGAVWAGDEAEAVAFARRLDTGQVDINGGRFNPLAPFGGYKQSGVGRELGTHGLSEYLQTKSFQF; encoded by the coding sequence ATGAAGGCACATGACGGCATGTACATCGACGGTGCCTGGCGCCCCGCCGCCGGCACCGACACCATCGAGGTGGTGAACCCGGTCGACGAGCAGGTGGTGGGCCGGGTCCCGGCGGGCACCGCGCAGGACGTCGACGCCGCCGTACGAGCCGCCCGCGCCGCCCTCCCGGCCTGGGCGGCGACCCCGCCCGCCGAGCGTGCCGCGCGGCTGGCCGCCCTGCGGGACGTACTCGGCGCGCGGAAGGACGAGATCGCCGAGACCGTCACGGCGGAGCTCGGCTCACCGCTCGCGTTCTCGCAGGCCGTGCACGCGGGCGTACCGGTCCTGGTCGCCGGCTCCTACGCCGAACTCGCCGCCACCCACGCCTTCGAGGAGAAGGTCGGTAACTCGGTCGTCCACCAGGAACCCGTCGGGGTGGTCGGCGCGATCACGCCCTGGAACTATCCGCTCCACCAGATCGTCGCCAAGGTCGCCCCGGCGCTCGCGGCCGGCTGCACGATCGTCCTGAAGCCCGCCGAGGACACCCCTCTGACCGCCCAGCTCTTCGCGGAGGCGGTCGCGGAGGCGGGCGTGCCGGCCGGTGTCTTCAACCTCGTCACCGGTCTCGGGCCGGTGGCCGGGCAGGCCCTCGCCGAGCACCCGGACGTGGACCTGGTCTCCTTCACCGGCTCCACGGCTGTCGGCCGGAGGATCGGAGCCGCCGCCGGCGCCGCCGTCAAGCGGGTCGCCCTGGAACTCGGTGGCAAGTCCGCCAACGTGATCCTGCCGAGCGCGGACCTCGCGAAGGCCGTCAACGTCGGCGTCGCGAACGTGATGTCCAACTCCGGCCAGACGTGCAGCGCCTGGACCCGCATGCTGGTGCACGACTCCCGGTACGAGGAGGCCGTGGAGCTCGCCGCCGCGGCGGCGGTCAAGTACGGCGACCGCATCGGTCCGGTCGTCAACGCCAAGCAGCAGGCCCGGGTGCGGAGTTACATCGAGAAGGGTGTCGCCGAGGGCGCCCGGCTGGTCGCGGGCGGCCCCGAAGCCCCCCGCGCCCAGGGTTACTTCGTCAGCCCGACCGTCTTCGCCGACGTCGAACCCGGGATGACGATCGCCCAGGAGGAGATCTTCGGTCCGGTGCTCTCGATCCTGCGTTACCAGGACGAGGAGGACGCCGTCCGGATCGCCAACGGCACGGTCTACGGGCTGGCCGGGGCCGTCTGGGCCGGAGACGAGGCCGAGGCGGTGGCGTTCGCGCGACGGCTCGACACCGGACAGGTCGACATCAACGGCGGACGCTTCAACCCCCTTGCCCCGTTCGGGGGGTACAAGCAGTCGGGTGTCGGACGCGAGCTGGGCACGCACGGCCTGTCCGAGTACCTCCAGACGAAGTCCTTCCAGTTCTAG